The genomic window CGTCCCGCAGGTGAAGGTCATCATCAGCAACGCCGTCTCCCTGCATCCCCGGGTTCCGCGCTCGGCTGGCTGGAAGGCCCGCTACGCCGTCCCCGTGATGGCACGGCTGACGGACTACCTGGACCCTCAATGGGGCCTGGAGGCGAAGGGCGCCGTCGCCCGGGCCATCACCCTGCTGGTGAAGGCCACCCATCGAGAGTGTGACAACACCGTGTGCAGGCTGGCGAGCTTCACGTACGGCACGGGGTTCCCCACGCTCTGGCGCCACGAGAACCTCAACCCCCAGACGCACGAGTGGCTGAAGCACGAGTTCGCCCAGGTACCGCTCACCTTCTTCCAGCAGATGGCCCAGTGCCTGCGCGCGGGACGGCTGGTGCCGGTGGAGGGCTACCGGGAACTCCCCGAGGACGTGGCCGAGCGCCCGCCCGAGACGGACGCCCGCTTCGTCTTGATCACCGGAGCCCTGAACCGGTGCTTCTTGCCCGAGAGCCAGCGGCGCACCTACGAGCAGCTCTCGCGGCACCGGCCCGGCCACCACGCGCTGCACGTGATTCCCGGGTACGGGCACCTGGACATCTTCATGGGCCAGAACGCAGCCCGGGACGTCTTTCCTCTCATCCAGGCCGAGCTGGACAGGCCGGTGTAACGGAGTACCGCGATGTGGACCCGAACCAAACGGCTGAAGCAACAGACGGGACGCTACTCGAGGGTGGATGGCATCCCCTACGCGCTGCCCATCAACTCCCGGGCATCCCCCGCGCTGATGGCGGCATTCACGATCGACGCGAGCAAGGCCGCCGCGCTGATGCCTGGCCATGAGGTGCACCCGCTGCGCCTGTGGGGAAACAAGGGCGTCCTGCTCGTCACGGTCATCGACTACCGGGACACGGACATCGGGCCCTACATCGAGTTCAGCGTCGCCATCGCCTGCACCCACGGCCCGAAGCCTGCCCTCCCCCTGTGGCCCCTGCTCTTCCAGAAGAACCATGGGCTGGGCCAATACGTGGTGGACCTGCCGGTGAGCACGGAGATCTCCGTGAAGGGCGGCAAGGGCATCTGGGGCATGCCCAAGCACCAGGCGAACCTGGACTTCCGCATCAGCGGCCAGACCCTCAGCAGCCAGTACGACAAAGACGGGAAGCTGGCGCTGCGCATCGAGATTGACCGGCCCGGCAAGGCCTGGCTTCCCCTGCGCGCCCGCGGTGCCAACTACTGCCAGTTCCGCGGGATGCTGATGAAGTCCCTCATCTCCTTCAGGGGAAAATTCGCCTTCCGGCTGGGAAGGAAGGCCTCGGCCCAGCTCACCCTCGGAGACCATCCGCGCGTGCAGCCGCTCAAGACGCTCGGGATTGCCTCCCGGCCGTTCTTCACCGGTTTCCTCCCCTCCGCGAGCGGCGAGCTGGATGACCATTTCGAGTGCTGGTTTCTCAGCTACCCCGCGCTTCCTGCCGGACCCCAGGAAGGGCTGGAGAGCGTGACTGGTCTCGGCCTGAGCCAGCAGTGGCTGACGCCGCCCAGCGCCGGCGGCAGGCAGCAGCCCCCCCTCCTTCCCCTCACACCGGAGATTCCCCAAATGACCACCTCCTCCTCCGGCCTGGCCTTTCGCGAGACCATGTCCGGTCCACTGGCACTCCACGAGACCGATCCCCTCGCGGGGGCGATCAAGGGCCGCCACACCCCCTTCACCTTCCACGCCACCATCCGCATCGACGACATGGAGGCGTTCCTCCGGGACCCTCTGCATGAGGCCCACCTCGCCGCCCACGTCTCCTACCCGCCCTTCGGGGACAACCTCCCGGTGAAGCGGGGGAGCTTCAACCTCTTCAAGTCCGGCGACAACCCGGGCACCCGGCTGATGACCTATGGCATGGCCTTCGAGCACCAAGGCCGCGAGTACTACCTGGCGGGCACGAAGACGATCCACGACGATCCAGGCTCGGATCTGTGGCACGACACCACCCGGCTCTACTGCCGGCTCCATGAAGGCCCGGACGAGCGCGGCCCCACGGTGGGCGCGGGCGTTCTCAAGCTGGGCCTGGGAGAGCTGCTCAAGCTCGTCTCCAGCATGCGCTCGTCCCGCGAGGGGGCCGCTGGCATCCAGGCCGTGATGCACTTCGGCCGGTTCTTCCTCGGAGCCCTCTGGGAAATCTATCTCCCCCTCGCCCGCGGGCCCGGCGCGGCGGCGCACGAGCCGCTGTCGCCTCCCGTGAATGAACCTGGAGCCCCCCGATGACCCCCCGGCGGGAACACTTCGACGCCATCATCGTCGGCTCGGGCTTTGGCGGCTCGGTGATGGCCTGGCGGTTGGCGGAGGCAGGCCTGCGCGTCTGCCTCCTGGAGCGCGGCAAGGCCTATCCGCCCGGCTCCTTCCCCCGCAGCCCCTATGCCATGCGCAGCAACTTCTGGGACCCGAGCATGGGACTGCACGGGCTCTTCAACCTGTGGTCCTTCAAGCGGCTGGGCGGCGTGGTGGCCAGTGGGCTCGGGGGGGGCTCGCTCATCTATGCCAACGTGCTGCTGCGCAAGGACGAGCGGACCTTCGTCCACGAGAACCTGCAGGACGGCGGGTATGAGGACTGGCCCGTCACCCGCGAGGACTTGGAGCCGCACTACGACGCCGTGGAGAAGATGCTCGGGCCCCAGCGCTACCCCTTCGAGCACGAGCCCTACCGCCACACCTCGAAGACGATCGCGATGAAGCTGGCCTCCGAGCGGATGGGCCTTCAGGACGACTGGCAGCTGCCTCCCCTGGGGGTGACGTTCGCCAACCCGGGACAGCGCCCTGTGCCAGGAGAGCCCATCCGGGAGCGGTTCCCGAACCTGCACGGGCGCACGCGCCTGACGTGCCGGCTGTGCGGCGAGTGTGACATCGGCTGCAACGACGGCAGCAAGAACACGCTCGACTACACATACCTCTCGGCCGCGAAACGGCTCGGGGCGGAGCTGCGCGTACGGGCCGAGGTGAAGGCCTTCTGGCCCGAGGACGGCGAGTATGCCGTCGAGTACGTGGACCATTCGGAGGCACGGGAGGGCGAACGGCCCGAGGTGCCCACCTCGATGTTGCCCCGGACGATCATCTCCGCGGACCAGCTCGTCCTGGCGGCGGGAACCTTCGGCTCGACGTACCTGCTGCTCAAGAACCGGGCGGCCTTCCCGGGCCTCAGCGGCCAGCTCGGGACGCGGTTCTGCGGCAACGGCGACCTGCTGGGGTTCC from Stigmatella erecta includes these protein-coding regions:
- a CDS encoding esterase; its protein translation is MRTDSTSPSRHAEQVVPFVAGDGRPLNLVHILGERAPDKGPVVLVHGAGVRANIFRAPVEQTLVDTLVTAGYDVWLENWRASIDLEPNAWTLDQAAVHDHPKAIQTIVRETGRDEVKAIIHCQGSTSFMLSAVAGLVPQVKVIISNAVSLHPRVPRSAGWKARYAVPVMARLTDYLDPQWGLEAKGAVARAITLLVKATHRECDNTVCRLASFTYGTGFPTLWRHENLNPQTHEWLKHEFAQVPLTFFQQMAQCLRAGRLVPVEGYRELPEDVAERPPETDARFVLITGALNRCFLPESQRRTYEQLSRHRPGHHALHVIPGYGHLDIFMGQNAARDVFPLIQAELDRPV
- a CDS encoding acetoacetate decarboxylase family protein; this encodes MWTRTKRLKQQTGRYSRVDGIPYALPINSRASPALMAAFTIDASKAAALMPGHEVHPLRLWGNKGVLLVTVIDYRDTDIGPYIEFSVAIACTHGPKPALPLWPLLFQKNHGLGQYVVDLPVSTEISVKGGKGIWGMPKHQANLDFRISGQTLSSQYDKDGKLALRIEIDRPGKAWLPLRARGANYCQFRGMLMKSLISFRGKFAFRLGRKASAQLTLGDHPRVQPLKTLGIASRPFFTGFLPSASGELDDHFECWFLSYPALPAGPQEGLESVTGLGLSQQWLTPPSAGGRQQPPLLPLTPEIPQMTTSSSGLAFRETMSGPLALHETDPLAGAIKGRHTPFTFHATIRIDDMEAFLRDPLHEAHLAAHVSYPPFGDNLPVKRGSFNLFKSGDNPGTRLMTYGMAFEHQGREYYLAGTKTIHDDPGSDLWHDTTRLYCRLHEGPDERGPTVGAGVLKLGLGELLKLVSSMRSSREGAAGIQAVMHFGRFFLGALWEIYLPLARGPGAAAHEPLSPPVNEPGAPR
- a CDS encoding FAD-dependent oxidoreductase, which encodes MTPRREHFDAIIVGSGFGGSVMAWRLAEAGLRVCLLERGKAYPPGSFPRSPYAMRSNFWDPSMGLHGLFNLWSFKRLGGVVASGLGGGSLIYANVLLRKDERTFVHENLQDGGYEDWPVTREDLEPHYDAVEKMLGPQRYPFEHEPYRHTSKTIAMKLASERMGLQDDWQLPPLGVTFANPGQRPVPGEPIRERFPNLHGRTRLTCRLCGECDIGCNDGSKNTLDYTYLSAAKRLGAELRVRAEVKAFWPEDGEYAVEYVDHSEAREGERPEVPTSMLPRTIISADQLVLAAGTFGSTYLLLKNRAAFPGLSGQLGTRFCGNGDLLGFLFKCTDSSKGKREPRILDGGHGPVITSALHIRDATEGGTGRGYYVEDAGYPEFVNWLYEGSGQLALLRRFMGLGQRLVKGWLGLNRDTDVSAEIASVLGDCVGSASSLPLLAMGRDIPDGRMSLNRDGLLDIDWSMRRSSSYFRRVRQTMAEIADALGGKMIHNPLSYLSRVITVHPLGGCPMGRTAGQGVVDAQGQVFNHPGLYVADGAVMPGPTGPNPSLTIAALADRFADHLIDRARRPTPHPSSHVPEKEAPWPHTPT